The segment TAGTATGTCAACATTGCGGGGACTTCCATCTTGCCACTGGGCTGGAAAGCCATACACGCTTAGCTGTTTTTCACTTTGGGTAAGCACCGGGGGGAGACAGTCATGAAGAAACGACTTGGCTCTCTGATCTACAGCAGCATCAATGGGTGCATAGTCAACAAGTTTCTTCACCAGTCTCTGCAGCTTCTCCACAAAAGCCGTTCGGCAAGCGTCAGCTGCATCGGAGTTGGCGACCCCCATGTACCCCAGGTAGCCTATGGGAAGCCCTTGCCGGTACTCAACATCCTCCTCCAGGGCCATCTGCAGGGCCGCCGGGAGGAGCTTCTCCAGGAGGTCGCCCCAGGAATTCCTCTGGTAGGAGGACACCGTGATGTGGAGCGAGTGCGCGTCAGGCAGACAATCGCCCTGGTGGATAAAGCCCCGGGGAAAGTAGAGCAGGtccccagcctccagcaccaCCTCCAGCACAGGCTTGCCCAGCTCAGCCTGCGTCAGGTTTGCGCTGGAGAACTGGGGCAGCACCTCGGTGTCTGTCCGGGGGCTGTAAACGCGCCAGTGCTTCttcccctccagctgcagcacgaAGGCCTCGATGTCATCGTAGTGGGGGGCGAAGCCCTGCGTGCCTGGTGGCGTCAGGTAGGTGTTGGCCCCCGCCATGCTCCCGAAATACTCCTGCAGGACGGAGAGCAAGTGCCAGACCGTGGCGGAGAAGGCCTGGGGGTTGAGGAGCCGCAGGGAGCACCCGTTCTGGTAGAAGTCCCAGACGACGGCGGGCAGGGCCCGGCCCACGGGGTTGTGCGTCTCCCGCACCCCCTCGGCGTAGCTGGTCACGTCCAGGTGGGTCCCGAACTGCACCTCGCCGCTGCGCAGGATGGCGTCGAAGTCTGCCGTGGAGAACAGCCCCGCGTAGTACCCGGGGTCCCCCCGCCGCACCAGCAGCGGCGCCCGCTCCCAGTGCCGCCCCGCGAACTCCCCCGGCTCCACCGGCGCCACCAGCCAGCGGAACAgctccgccgcccgccgccggctgtcctccagcagccccagccgcCGCAGCAGCCCCGGCACGCCGCCGCCAACCGAGCTCGCCGCGGGGCCTCCCGGCGGCTTCGCCTCGGTGCTCCCCACCGGAGCCCGCACCCTCGGGGCGCCCGGGCTCGGCGCGGGGCCCCCCGGCGGCTTCTTCTCAGCGCTCCCGGGCGCTGCCTCGGCCCGCTCCACGCGGCCGGGCACGGCGGTGGCGGCGctcggcggcggtggcggcgccgCCAACTCGTGGCCGCCTCCTCCTCTCGCCGCGCCGCGCCTCGGCCGCGCCTTGGCCCGCCTGCCTCCCGCGGGCAGCGGCGTCCCGCGGCGGCGCCGCTCCAGCCGCTcggcccccgccgcccggcGGTACACCGAGAGCGCCGACAGCCGGCccagccgccgccgctgctgctgctgcagctcctccgcgccgcccgccgccatctCGGCCCGCCCCGCTGGGCCGCTTCCGCCGGGGTGGGCGCGGTGGCGCCGCCCGGCGCCGGTCCCGCCGTGGGGCCTCAACGAGCCCGGTGCTGCCTAGGGCCCGGCAGGCTGCAGGGGCGTCTCGCTGTTCACAGGGTGTAGCCTCGTGGTGCTGGGTACATGGTACTCGGAGCTGACCCCTCCGAGGCTGCTGCTTCAGGCACTAGGCTATGTTGGTGATTTCCTGATCAAGAACAAGCTTCAATAGGAGAAATTCACTGAGCAATACTCgtgtgagaaaaatctctggTGGACTGACATCATTTGTGGGAATGGATTTTGCATGGACATTTTACCTCCTGTTAGTCCAGAGCATGTAACTGGAGCAATTACCCGAGTGTGCTCAGGAAGCTTACGGTTTACAAAGGTGTTATTAACCTCTCACAGATCTGAATATCAGCTTCACACAGCTATGTATTTAACATAAAGTAAGCAGCTAACATTCAAAGACACATGCAGATCTGTCGTGTGGGCCACTTAGTGTAACGGGCCTAGGATAGGGAGCTGGAAAGCCAGTCTTGGCCTCTTCCACCTTTAGCATTGCCAGGATTTCAGCCCCGACCTACATTTACGTGGTACcaggaggcaggagcagaaATCCCCAGCCCGGCCCAGTAAGGGTGCTCTCAGCTGCTCAGTCTTAACTGGAAACAGACACCTTACAGGTTTAAGATATTTTGGCTTGTCTTAAGATATCTTTCGATTGCAAGCCTCATTTTAGAGGTGCGTGGATAACATTATTGCCTCCGGTTTAATTTCTTGAGCATTTTCGGCCTTGCCAGCAGGTGGCAGAGGCAGCCCGGCGCTCCCGCACTGCCGGCTCCTCCGCAGGGTGTTTGGGGAAGGCTGGAAGAGATGCCGGAATGGGCATGGGGAGGTTTCTTGGCAGGATTTCTGCTCTGGATGGGGtttaaaatgagaggaaagtGAAAGCAGGCTGTGTGTTCGTGTGTATCCTGGGAGAGAAGGAAGGGTGAGCTCTGCATTTCAAACCGTTCTTTGTTTCCCAAGGTTAAGCCCTGCTTACCCGAATAATCTTATCAGCTGAAACCGTTTCAGCAGAACTGGGccctaaacaaaaccaagaggCAGACGCTTTGAAATAGGGTAGAAATTCGACTATTGTATGCTTGAATTGCATGTAAGCATGGCTAAGTAggctttggggggaaaaaagaccTTTGAAAACTCTGGGCTTCTGAGGTGTTATTCGTGTTACTGTTTAATTTACTCGAGTGCAACCAATTCTTAGACGCTGAGAGCTTGGTACAGAGCCTGACCCGAGTTGCTCCGGAATATCTCTAATGAGTTCAGCAGTGCTGTCCTGGGTGTTTACCAGTACAGTGGGTTCAAAGTCCCACTCTGGGGCTCTGATCTTGGTACGAATGCCACTTTCTACTGCTGAAAGATAGATGACTGACACTGGATTTCTTGATGTATACCAAAGTCCCAAAGTGAAGGACATGGTGGAAAATAATGGTGGTGAAATCtctacaacaacaaaatgtttcttttgacAGTTGAGCCTTTCCAATGGTAAAGGCTTTCATGAATAAAGAACGTTGCTACTTTTCTGTGCCACACAAGAAAGGATTTTGACCTACGGCGCAAAGAGAGAGCTTTCATATCACTTACAGAGTACTCAGATGGTTTTCTAGGAATAGCCAAGAGGTTTACATGCCGTTTTCATTCACTGTCCGATATTTCAAGGGAATTTGTTGAAAAGAAAGTAGAGCGTCACATAAAActctttaaataaacaaaaggaaagtagcacagaTCTCTGAATGATTAGGtggtccccagctgctgctcacaCAGACATAGTAGCAACTGGAGGCTCAATTAAATTTCTTAATTAGAATTTAGCACAAAGTTACTCAGATTTTATGAGCATATAAGCTGCATTGCCAAGAGCcacacacattttatttaagagGATATAAAAAATGTGGTGAGTACAACTTATAAAAGAGCCACAAGTGACTTCAGAAGAAATAAGTAAATGGCACCTCAAAGAGGTGCAGGGCTTATTTGATATTTTAACCTTTTTCCACTCATGGTTCAAGGAATTGAAATCTTGGGTTTAAAGAACAGCTTGTATAAGGCGTGATCCTGCAAAGCTATGAGCAATATTCACTAAGGAGCGGAAAGGGCAAAATTATTTGCACAATTGGGCCTAATCCACATTTTTTACTTCTCTGTATATTGGATGCTCAATTGTTCACCATTGTGCAAGCTGCCCAGCACATTCTCTTAGTTCCTGAAAAACCACTAATGTAAATCGGTCACTTTTAGAAAGTTAAACTAGGTTTAATCCTTTTTCTCATGATTACTTTGCTGGCAGCCTTCCTTTCGCACTGTCAGTTTTGTTCTCGTGCCAAAAGCAATACCCGGTAAGGAAAAGGAACATTTCAAGCCTTTACTAACAGGTTTCCTCAGCTTAGAGCCCTGAGAGTCTTTCTCATACAGCCCAGTGACATCCAGGATGTCATCACTGGAAGGACACTGGGCAGGATTGTGAAGCCTGCTCCTCTTTGTGAAAGCTATAAAGTTCACTGCCAGATAACAAGACTAAAAGCTAATTCAGGAACTGTTTCTCAAGAGCTATCCTCTGGCCCCCTCATCAGAGTGAATGCACTCACTCACTGAAGCATCTCTTGGCAGAGTTTTTGGCCTGTCTCCAGCTGTTTCTCTCTTCTCAGTGATTTTCTTATTCAGTGACTGGTTGTAGTCTTTAATCCTGGTTATCTGGCACACAGAGCCCCACTGAG is part of the Anas platyrhynchos isolate ZD024472 breed Pekin duck chromosome 5, IASCAAS_PekinDuck_T2T, whole genome shotgun sequence genome and harbors:
- the RIOX1 gene encoding ribosomal oxygenase 1 translates to MAAGGAEELQQQQRRRLGRLSALSVYRRAAGAERLERRRRGTPLPAGGRRAKARPRRGAARGGGGHELAAPPPPPSAATAVPGRVERAEAAPGSAEKKPPGGPAPSPGAPRVRAPVGSTEAKPPGGPAASSVGGGVPGLLRRLGLLEDSRRRAAELFRWLVAPVEPGEFAGRHWERAPLLVRRGDPGYYAGLFSTADFDAILRSGEVQFGTHLDVTSYAEGVRETHNPVGRALPAVVWDFYQNGCSLRLLNPQAFSATVWHLLSVLQEYFGSMAGANTYLTPPGTQGFAPHYDDIEAFVLQLEGKKHWRVYSPRTDTEVLPQFSSANLTQAELGKPVLEVVLEAGDLLYFPRGFIHQGDCLPDAHSLHITVSSYQRNSWGDLLEKLLPAALQMALEEDVEYRQGLPIGYLGYMGVANSDAADACRTAFVEKLQRLVKKLVDYAPIDAAVDQRAKSFLHDCLPPVLTQSEKQLSVYGFPAQWQDGSPRNVDILITKDTEVRLLRHGIIRLCNEEAGVMLYYTTENSRVYHKEEPKYLEIDPEYTDSIEFLLSSYPNHVTVDTLPCGTLDDKISLATLLFEKGILTTKKPLVQV